TGAAGAAGCTATCACTAAATTGATAGCTGATGAAAAAGATGAAATAGCTGCTATTATTGTGGAACCAGTTATGGGGAATATTGGTTGTGTTGAACCAAATGAAGGTTATTTAAAATTTTTAAGAGAAATTACAGAAGAAAATAATATAATTCTTATTTTTGATGAAGTGATAACTGGTTTTAGATTATCTCGTGGAGGTGCTCAAACTTATTATTCTGTTACTCCAGATTTAGTTACCATGGGTAAAATTATTGGTGGAGGATTCCCAATGGGTGCTTTTGCAGGAAAAAAAGAAATTATGAGTATGATAGCTCCACAGGGAAATGTTTATCAAGCTGGAACTTTTAATGGAAATCCTGTTTCTGTATCTGCAGGAATTTCTACTTTAAATCAATTGGATCAAGAGTTTTATAGGGATTTAAATAAAAAAGGAAATTATTTAAGAGATGAGATATCTAAAATAGTTGAAAAATTAGATTTAAATATTCAACCAGTTGGTTTAGCTTCAATGTTTCAGATATATTTCAATCCAGAAAAAGTAACTAACTATGAAATAGCTAAAAAATCAGATACTGATAGATTTTCGACTTATTTTCATGAATTGATGAAAAACGGAGTATTTATTCCTCCAAGCCAATTTGAATGTAATTTTTTATCTTCTTCTCATAATGATGAAGATTTAGAAAAATTGATAATAGCTATTGAAGATTCTTTAAAAATAGCTTGGAAATAATTGTAAAAATCAGTAATAGTATATTTAGAATTAAATATATTAAAAATAGATTATTAAAAATAGAATTTCTTTTTTTTTTTAAATTGAAAATTAAAGATATAAATTAAAATTTAGATATTAAAATTAAAATTTAAAGTTAAGAATAACCTAAAGGTTAATCTAACTTTATAATTGAATTTATTTTTATCCAATAATGGATCCAAGACCTTTTGAAGCCATTAAGCTAACAAAGGATCCTTGAGGAACCATTACGATGTTTCCTTTTGAGAATTGATCTAAAGCAGCTTGTACCATTGCATTACGGGTTGTTGGATTATTAGCTGCTGTTGAGAGAGCTGAAGCAAGTGCCATTACTGCTTGTCCACGAGTCATGTTTCCACCATGTAATTGGTCGTTTTCTCTTACAAGATCAACTGCACTAATATTAGCTTCTTTTCCATCTACTTTAATTGGTCCAGCAGCTGCTATAACTGCATCTAATCCTTCTGTATTAACTGCTACAACTGCATCTGGTGTGAAATTTGTGTTGGCTTCTACAATTTCTTTTGCATATTCCATTCCTTGCTCTGTATCATTACTCCATAGGGAATCGTGAAGCAGTAGCTTAGATCCTGCACCTTGAGCTTGCGCTTCGGCAGGTTCTGCTTGAGTAGGATGCCTCATTCCATGTGGATATACTGGAGTATAATTAGCTATACTTCCATTTTTCATTTCAACTACAAATGCCATATCTACAGCACCCATACCTGGTCTTTTTTCACCTTCATCAACAGCTAATACTAGAATACTTTTATCTCCTTGAGCTAAGTTAGGGCCTCCTAAAAAAGTTCCCCAAACTATAGCAAGTACTCCAATAGCTGCTACAACCATAATTAATATAATAAGTTTATTTCTTCTTTCCATGTTACCACCTACTTAAAATAGTAAATTTAAAATTGCTTTTTTTTGATTAGTTTTTTTTTATTTTTTTATTTTTAATTTGCTCTACAATTTCCACTTTGTAATTTAATTATAAATATACAAAAGAAAATTGGTTAATAGGATAAATAACTTATTTCCCATATTTTTAAAAATAAACTATCTTAAAAGTAGTTATTAATTGATTAAGTAATAATAAATAATTTGATATAAATACTAATAATGAATCATATAATTTTTTATTATATCATACTATAAGTAATCTTATTATCTACTAATATTACTTATCCATTATTTATTTGTTTTCATTAAATATAACCTTTTCTATTAATATATAAAATTAGATATTTTTTGTTTTTTATTTTCATAACTATAATTTTAATAATAACATTTGATTTTTAGACAATTTATACTTTATTTCTTGAAATAAACGTTGTTCTTTCTTTTTTACATTATTTTTTTATTTAAATATTTTTTTCTGCTATTTAATTTTTGAATATTTTCTAAATTATAGATTTATAGTTATAAATTATTTACATTATTATTTAATTGTTAATTATTGTTAGAATTAATAAAATAGATTAATTTTAAAATTTATTATATTCAAAAATTTACTATTTTTTTGAAAAATATTAAATTTTGAAATTATAATATTTGAAAATTTTTAAAATTCTAAAATCTTAAGTTATTAAATTCTATAATTATAAAAATAATAAAAAAGATATAAATAGATATGGTGAATTTATTAATAGGTTGTGGTGAGAATAAAAATGCTCTATTAGCAGCAGAATTATTAAATAGGGACGAAAATTTCAATATTGAATTAGCTAAGTCTGATGAAGAGTTAATTCAAGGTTTAAAAAGTGAAAAATTCGATGCTATTATAAGAGGGTCCTTAAAATCTTTTAATATTTTAAAAAATCTAAAAGAATTAAATATGAATGCTACAAATAGTTTGACTGATTTGAATAGTTCAAATGATTCTAATAGTTTAAATGGTTCAAATAATTTGAATAATTTGAATGGTTTAAACGATTTAAATGAAACTGATAAATCAGATGAAAAAATAAATAAACCAATATATAGAGCTAGTTATATTAAAGCTAATACCAGTGAAAACCAAGAGTTTTTACTTGGACCCGTAGGTATTGATGAAGGAGATAGTATTGATGAAAAATTGAATTTAGCTATTTATGCAGCTGAATTCATGAATAAAATTGATAAAGTTCCTAAAATAGCTATTTTAGCTGATGGAAGAAAAGAAGATTTGGGAAGAAGCTCAACTATTGATAAATCAATTGAAGAAAGTGAAGAACTTGTAGAAAAAATTGAAAATTCACTTTTGAATCTAGAATTTCTTTCAGATTTTTCTGTGAAAAATTATTATATATTAATAGAAAAAGCTGTTAAAGAAGGGAATAATATTATCATTGCTCCTGATGGAATCATAGGCAATATAATATTTAGAAGTCTTGTTCTTTTAAGTTCATGGGAAAGTTATGGTGCAATTGCTCTTGGAATGGATAAAATATTCATAGATACTAGTCGTGATCAAACAAAAGAAGGATATATTCGTGCATTGAAGTTTGCACAGAGTTTAGTCAATAAAAGTTTATAAACTCTTAATTTTTATAATTTAGAAAAATATTTATGAATATTTAAGTTTATATGCTAACATATACTTATATAAAATAGGATGTTAAAATAATTAAAATAATCATAATAATGTAATCTAATATAAATCTAATATAGATTATCATATATTATTAATTAAATTTATAAATATTATTTTTATAATCATTTAAAATATAATCATATAAATTTTATAAATATAATTTTATAATCGTTTGGAATATAATTATTTAAAATATAATCATATAAATTTTATAGATATAATTATAATCGTTTGGAATATAATCATTTAAAATATAATCATATAAATTTTATAAATATAATTTTATAATTATAAATTATTGTAAAATATAAATTATTTTAAAATTATTTAAATTAATTGTAAAATTGTTTTAAAAAATTAATTATTATAAGAAATTACATAAATTAAAATATTTTAAGGAGAAAATAATGGATATACTGAAACCAATCTATCAACTATATGAATGGCGGATTTCAAGAGGATTGGATCCAAATAGTATGCCTAAACACATAGCTATTATCATGGATGGTAATAGAAGATATTCTCGTGTTCAGGGAAATATAAATGTTATTAAAGGGCATGAAATTGGAGTAGATACACTTGAAAAAGTTCTTGATTGGAGTATTGATCTTGGAATTGAGATAGTAACTGCTTATGCTTTTTCAACTGAGAATTTTAATCGACCAGCTGAAGAAGTTGAAGGTTTGATGAATTTATTTGTAAAAAACTTTAAAAGAATTGTTTCTCATGAAAAAATTCATAAAAATGAAGTAAAAGTTAAAGTAGTTGGTAGACTTGATCTTTTACCCGAAACCGTTAGGGAAGCTATTTTAGAAGCAGAAGAATCAACTGCACATTATAATAAAAAATTATTTAATTTAGCTATTGGTTATGATGGTCGTCTTGAAATAGTAGATGCTATAAAAAAGATAGCTAAAGATGTTAAAGATGGAAAAATTACTGAAGATCAAATTGATGAAAAATTAGTAAGTGATAACCTTTATACTGCAGGACTTGAAGACCCTAACTTAATTATTCGTACTAGTGGTGAAGAACGTCTTAGTGGGTTCCTTTTATGGCAATCTTCATATTCTGAACTTTATTTTTGTGATAGTTTATGGCCTGAACTAAGAAAAGTTGACTTTTTAAGAGCTATTCGTGATTATCAACAAAGAGAAAGAAGATATGGGGTTTAATTTAGTCATATTTTGAATTAATTTAATATTAACTAATACAATATTAATTCTATAAAGATCTTTGAATATTATCATAGATCCAAATTTTATTTTAATAATATTATTTAAATAAAAATAAATGAATAAAAGGTTAAATTGATTTTATTAACCTTTTTTATATATTTATTCATTTTTATGTGT
The Methanobrevibacter sp. TMH8 DNA segment above includes these coding regions:
- the hemL gene encoding glutamate-1-semialdehyde 2,1-aminomutase; this translates as MNSKELFEESKKYLPGGVDSPVRSFEPYPFFVEKAEGSHLWDVEGNDYIDHCLGYGPLILGHGNSLVRENVFKQIENGTTYGAPTENEIKLAKMVIDRVPAAEMVRFVNSGTEATMSAIRLARGFTGKNKIVKFEGSYHGAHDYVLVKSGSGAATLPDSLGIPEDTTKNTLSCPFNDEEAITKLIADEKDEIAAIIVEPVMGNIGCVEPNEGYLKFLREITEENNIILIFDEVITGFRLSRGGAQTYYSVTPDLVTMGKIIGGGFPMGAFAGKKEIMSMIAPQGNVYQAGTFNGNPVSVSAGISTLNQLDQEFYRDLNKKGNYLRDEISKIVEKLDLNIQPVGLASMFQIYFNPEKVTNYEIAKKSDTDRFSTYFHELMKNGVFIPPSQFECNFLSSSHNDEDLEKLIIAIEDSLKIAWK
- a CDS encoding DUF4012 domain-containing protein; the encoded protein is MERRNKLIILIMVVAAIGVLAIVWGTFLGGPNLAQGDKSILVLAVDEGEKRPGMGAVDMAFVVEMKNGSIANYTPVYPHGMRHPTQAEPAEAQAQGAGSKLLLHDSLWSNDTEQGMEYAKEIVEANTNFTPDAVVAVNTEGLDAVIAAAGPIKVDGKEANISAVDLVRENDQLHGGNMTRGQAVMALASALSTAANNPTTRNAMVQAALDQFSKGNIVMVPQGSFVSLMASKGLGSIIG
- the uppS gene encoding polyprenyl diphosphate synthase translates to MDILKPIYQLYEWRISRGLDPNSMPKHIAIIMDGNRRYSRVQGNINVIKGHEIGVDTLEKVLDWSIDLGIEIVTAYAFSTENFNRPAEEVEGLMNLFVKNFKRIVSHEKIHKNEVKVKVVGRLDLLPETVREAILEAEESTAHYNKKLFNLAIGYDGRLEIVDAIKKIAKDVKDGKITEDQIDEKLVSDNLYTAGLEDPNLIIRTSGEERLSGFLLWQSSYSELYFCDSLWPELRKVDFLRAIRDYQQRERRYGV
- the mtxX gene encoding methanogenesis marker protein Mmp4/MtxX, with amino-acid sequence MNLLIGCGENKNALLAAELLNRDENFNIELAKSDEELIQGLKSEKFDAIIRGSLKSFNILKNLKELNMNATNSLTDLNSSNDSNSLNGSNNLNNLNGLNDLNETDKSDEKINKPIYRASYIKANTSENQEFLLGPVGIDEGDSIDEKLNLAIYAAEFMNKIDKVPKIAILADGRKEDLGRSSTIDKSIEESEELVEKIENSLLNLEFLSDFSVKNYYILIEKAVKEGNNIIIAPDGIIGNIIFRSLVLLSSWESYGAIALGMDKIFIDTSRDQTKEGYIRALKFAQSLVNKSL